From the Maioricimonas rarisocia genome, one window contains:
- a CDS encoding tripartite tricarboxylate transporter permease, with protein sequence MPADWQTSAAMLFAPESLGLMLVGTLLGIVVGGIPGFTGAMLIALTLPLTFGMTGEQAMMLLVAMYVGSVSGGLVTATLLRMPGTPASIMTTLDGYPLAQRGEAGRALGLGVCASFIGGLVSWGALVLLAGPIARWSTLLGPFEFFALVLLALVLIASVAGRSLTRGLFSGLLGILAAMPGASPATGRTRLTFGMHELDDGFKLLPVLIGLFAVSQIMWDILTIDRPVEQTAAAPARVRMTLADWKQQAVNMLRSSGIGTIIGMLPGVGANIGSMMAYATAKSVSRTPQKFGEGSEEGIVASEAANNATVGGALIPLIALGIPGSVIDAILLGALVIHGLQPGPLLFEQNPTAVHVIMGTMFIANLVMFAAMWFSVPWLTRLAAIPRAYLVPVVLTFCTVGSFALANRMFDVWVMLAFGLIGFGMERARIPTAPFVIGFVLAPVAEEHLYAGLMQSGGSWWPLVTRPMSLVLVLVAIAMLVVTLVRHLRAAGRQEAGDRK encoded by the coding sequence ATGCCCGCAGACTGGCAGACGTCAGCCGCGATGCTGTTTGCGCCCGAATCCCTGGGGCTGATGTTGGTCGGCACCCTGCTGGGGATCGTCGTCGGCGGCATCCCCGGGTTCACCGGGGCGATGCTCATTGCGCTCACACTGCCGCTGACGTTCGGCATGACCGGCGAGCAGGCGATGATGCTGCTCGTCGCAATGTATGTCGGTTCGGTGAGCGGAGGGCTGGTGACGGCGACACTGCTGCGAATGCCCGGCACGCCCGCTTCAATCATGACGACGCTCGACGGCTATCCGCTGGCGCAGCGCGGCGAAGCAGGACGCGCTCTGGGACTGGGGGTCTGCGCGTCGTTCATTGGTGGTCTCGTTTCCTGGGGGGCGCTCGTTCTCCTGGCCGGGCCGATCGCCCGCTGGTCGACGCTGCTCGGCCCGTTCGAGTTCTTCGCGCTCGTCCTGCTGGCACTGGTGCTGATCGCCTCGGTTGCCGGCCGCTCGCTGACGCGCGGGCTCTTCTCCGGGCTGCTCGGCATTCTGGCCGCCATGCCGGGGGCTTCTCCTGCAACGGGGCGGACGCGGCTGACGTTCGGGATGCACGAACTGGACGACGGCTTCAAACTGCTGCCCGTGCTCATCGGTCTGTTTGCCGTCAGCCAGATCATGTGGGACATCCTGACCATCGATCGTCCCGTAGAGCAGACGGCCGCCGCCCCGGCACGCGTCCGAATGACGCTGGCCGACTGGAAGCAGCAGGCGGTCAACATGCTTCGCTCCTCCGGCATCGGGACCATCATCGGCATGTTGCCCGGCGTGGGGGCAAACATCGGTTCGATGATGGCCTACGCCACCGCCAAAAGCGTCTCCCGCACGCCACAGAAGTTCGGCGAGGGAAGCGAAGAAGGGATCGTCGCCTCCGAAGCCGCCAACAATGCGACCGTCGGCGGGGCGCTGATTCCGCTGATCGCACTCGGCATTCCGGGCAGTGTCATCGATGCCATCCTGCTGGGGGCCCTGGTGATTCATGGGCTGCAGCCCGGGCCGCTGCTGTTCGAGCAGAACCCGACCGCTGTGCACGTCATCATGGGGACGATGTTCATCGCCAACCTGGTGATGTTCGCTGCGATGTGGTTCTCGGTGCCGTGGCTGACCCGTCTGGCGGCGATCCCCCGTGCGTATCTGGTGCCGGTTGTGCTGACGTTCTGCACTGTTGGCTCGTTCGCGTTGGCGAACCGGATGTTCGATGTGTGGGTGATGCTGGCGTTCGGGCTGATCGGCTTCGGCATGGAGCGGGCCCGCATTCCGACCGCACCGTTCGTCATCGGGTTTGTGCTGGCCCCGGTCGCCGAGGAACACCTCTACGCCGGGCTGATGCAGTCGGGCGGCAGCTGGTGGCCGCTGGTGACCCGTCCGATGTCACTGGTGCTGGTCCTGGTGGCGATCGCGATGCTGGTGGTGACACTGGTGCGGCACTTGCGGGCGGCGGGGAGACAGGAAGCAGGAGACAGGAAGTAG